The DNA segment CACGCCACGTTCGAGGACGGCGGCGCGGGCATGCTCTTGAATGTCATCTGCGCCAAGGCGAACGGCCTGAAGCGCGGAGACCCGGCCCTGGTGCTCGCGTACGACGCCCAGCGCGATGCGTACGAGGTCGAGCCGGTCGATTGGTTGTTGCCGGAGGAGATGGACCAGCTTCGCGACCCGGCGCGGGCCGCGGCGCTGGCTCGCTCCCGGGCGCGCACATGACTTGAGTCGAGGCACGGGTCCGCTTCAGAGGGGGGCGGGCCGTGAATGGATTCGACGCCAGGGGGCTTTCGCGGGGGATCCCTGGCGCCTGATACAAGGCCCGCCGTCAATACTTCACAGGAAAAGGCCATGGATCCCATCACGCTGGTAGCCGCCGTCGGCGGAGGTGTCATCCTCCTGACCGGCATCATTCTCACCATCGTCCGTCTCTACCGGCAGGTGGACCAGGGCAAGGTGCTCATCGTCAACACGCTCAAGCACGAGCCGCTGGTGACCTTCTCCGGCGCGGTGGTGTTCCCCATCATCAACCGGGCGGAGGTGATGGACATCTCGCTGAAGACGGTGGAGATCGACCGCCGCGGCAAGGAGGGCCTCATCTGCCAGGACAACATCCGGGCGGACATCAAGGTCACCTTCTTCGTGCGCGTGAACAAGACGCGCGAGGACGTGCTCAAGGTCGCCCAGTCCATCGGCTGCGTGCGCGCGAGCGATCAGGAGACGCTGGAGAAGCTCTTCGAGGCGAAGTTCTCCGAGGCCCTCAAGACGGTGGGCAAGAACTTCAACTTCGTGGACCTCTACACCAAGCGCGCCGAAATCAAGGACAACGTGGTGGAGGTCATCGGTCGCGACCTCAACGGCTACATGCTGGAGGACTGCGCCATCGACTACCTGGAGCAGACCCCGGTGGAGATGTTGGACAAGGACAACATCCTGGACGCCGAGGGCATCCGGAAGATCACCAAGCTCACCACCGAGCAGAACATCGTCACCAACGAGCTCAAGCAGACCGAGCGCCAGGCCGTGACGAAGCGCAACGTCGAGGCCGACCAGAGCATCTTCGAGCTGGAGCGTCAGCGCGAGGAGGCGGCCGCCAAGCAGAAGCGCGCCATCGAGTCCGTGCAGGCCGAGGAGTCCGCGGAGGCCGAGCGCGTCAAGCAGGAGCAGTACTCCAAGGCGCAGCTGGCGCGCATCAAGGCCGAGCAGGAGATCCTCGTCCAGGAGCAGAACAAGACGCGCGACATCGAGGTGGCCCAGAAGCACCGCGAGCGCGAGGTGAGCGTGGAGGCGGAGAACGTGGAGCGCGCCCGCTCGCTGGCGGCCATCGGCCGGGAGCGTGAGACGGAGCTGGAGCGCATCGCCAAGGAGCGCGCGCTGGAGGAGCAGAAGAAGGACATCGCGGACGTGGTGCGCGCGCGCATCGCCGTGGAGAAGACGGTGGCGCAGGAGGAGGAGCGCATCAAGGACCTGCGCGTGGAGTCGGACGCCCTGCGCAAGAAGCAGGCGCTCATCATCACCGCCGAGGGCCAGGCGCAGGAGAAGACCGTCAAGGACGTGAACGCCGCCAAGGCCAACAGCGAGATGGCGGTGTACATGGCGAAGGAGAAGCTCACCCTGGCCGAGGCGGACCTGGAGGCCGCGGACAAGACGGCCAAGGCGAAGACGCGCCTGGCCGAGGGCATCCAGGCGGAGGCCGCGGCGACGGGGCTGGCCGGCATCCGCGTGAAGGAGGCGGACGCCGCGGCCACGGAGAAGCTGGGCATGGCGCAGGTGCGCGTGCAGGAGGCCGAGGCGGGCGTCATCGAGAAGCAGGGCCACGCCCAGGCGCAGGCCGTGCGCGAGAAGCTGCTGGCCGAGGCCGCGGGTGAGCAGGAGAAGGGCCTGGCCAGGGCGCGCGTGCAGGAGGCGGAGGCCGTCGCCATCCAGAAGCGCGGCGAGGCGGAGGCCATCGCGACGAAGGAGAAGCAGCTGGCGGAGGCCGCGGCCATCCAGGAGAAGCTGCTCGCCGAGGCCCGGGGCCTGGCGGAGAAGGCGGCGTCCATGAAGCTGATGGACGGCGTGGGGCGCGAGCACGAGGAGTTCCGCCTGCGGCTCGGCAAGGAGCGCGACGTGGAGCTGGAGACCATCCGCGTGCGCAAGGACATCGCGCAGGCGCAGGCGGAGGTGCTGGCCAAGGCGTTCGCCAACTCGAAGTTCAACATCGTCGGCGGCGACGGCGAGTTCTTCGAGCGCTTCGTCAAGGCGGTGTCCTTCGGCACGGCGGTGGACGGCGCGCTGGACCACAGCGAGTCGCTGAAGAAGGCGCTGGGCGGGTACGTCAACGGCGAGAAGGACCTGCCGGCGGACCTCAAGGAGATCCTCTCCAAGCCGGGCCTGAGCAACGACGCGCAGAACCTGGCCGTGGCCGCGCTGCTGCACCGCATGACGCCGAGCGCGACGGACGCGACGGCGGCGAGCCTGAAGGCCCTGTTGGGCTCCGACGGCAAGGCCGCCTCCGCCGACAAGCAGGGCTGAGCCTGGCAGCAGGGGGCCGCCATCGCCGCGCGAGCCGTGCGGTGGCGGCCATGACGTCACGACGACTCCGCCCCGGGCCATCCGGGGTGGCGTCCCCTTGGTGGGGGACGGGGCGGGGTCCATGCGGAATTCCGGTGAGCACTCATGGCAACTGAAGGTGGCAAGGGCGCGGCGCCCACGGGCGAGGTCGCGCTAGAGGGGGGCAGCTACGAGGTCATCCGGACGCGACTGCTCGCGCAGGCGGAGGCGCTGGGCACCAAGGCGGCCGACCTCAACGCGCGGCGCAAGGCGTTCTTCGGTGGCACGGAGCTGGCCGTCACCGGCAACGAGCGCGTGCGCACCGAGAACAACTGCGTGGCGCGCGACATCGTCAGCGTCGGCAAGTACCTGCTCTTCGGCTACAACGTCTTCATCGGGCTGAAGAAGGAGACGTCCGTCGCGGACGTGTTCTCGCTGCACCGCTTCGAGAAGACGGCGGACGGCTTCGATTTGTCCGCGGTGCCGCACACGGAAGGTGGCGGCTTCCTGGCGGACCCGCGCTTCATCAAGGACTTCAGCGAGCTGTACCGCTACTACAAGGACGCGAAGCTCCTGCAGTTGCGGCGCAAGGACGCGCGCCTGTTGGCGGTGTTCAAGACGGGCCAGTCCGCCAGGGACTTGAAGGTCTTCCGCTTCAGCCTGGATACGGACGGCAACGCCACCTACATCGACAACCAGGGTGACAAGGACCACACCTTCCCGCCGTCGCACGACTTCGAGTGGACGGTGGCCACGCGCGAGAACTACGTGCTGGGCACCCACCCGCACGTCAACGTGCTGGACCAGGTCTTCGTGGAGACGGTGAAGGGGGACCTCACCGTGAAGGTGGAGGACAACACGTCCTCGGGCCTGGGCATCTACAGCGAGCCGGTGGAGGACGCGAACCAGTCGCTGGACGACGCGCGCTTCGCCTGGGCGCAGGTGGGCACGCTCATCCTGCTGCGCGTCTTGCCCTTCCGCGAGAAGGCCCAGCGCTACCTGGTGTTCAACTCGCGCACGCAGCACGTGGTGCGCATCGACGCCATCGGTCAGGCGTGCATCCGGCTGCCCGAGGACCAGGGCATCATCTTCCCCGGCGGCTACTACCTGCAGACGGGGGACTACAAGGTCTTCGACGGTGAGGCCACCGGCGAGGGCATGGAGTTCAAGAAGGTCATCCGCTCGCCCAATGGCGAGGACGTGCTCTACGTCTTCCACCAGCGCGAGGCGGGGCGCTACCTGCTCTTCCCGTACAACCTGGTGCGCAAGGAGGTTCAGAACCCGCTGGTGTGCAACGGGTACAGCCTCTTCGGGGACGGCGGGCTGGTGGTGTTCCGCGAGACGTCGGCGGACCCCACGCGCGTGCACCCGATGCAGGTGTGGCAGACGCCCTTCGTGTCGGACGAGCACGCGGCGGCGACGCCCGCGGCGCCCGGGTACCTGGGCAAGGTGGGCAACGCGGAGCTGGTGCGCGGCATCTCCGACTCGCTGACGCTCCAGCGCATCGCGAAGACGGAGAAGCCCAGCCGCCGCACCTACGAGGACCTGGTCGCCGCGGCCACGCGCGCGCTGGACGCGTACTACTGGCTGGGCCACGCGGAGACGGGCCTCCAGGAGCCCATCGAGACGCTGCGGCGCACCTCCGAGCTCATCATCGACGAGTTCGAGAAGGTGCTCGCCCTCCAGAAGCGCGCCACGGAGGCGCTGGCGGAGGCGGAGAAGGCCCAGGCGAAGCTGCTCGCGCGGGTGCGGCCGGAGCTGCTCACCACCGCCGAGGAGTTCATGCTGGTGCTGGCGGAGCTGCGCCAGCAGCGCGGGCACCTGATCACCCTCAAGGACATCCGCTACATGGACCTGGGGCGGGTGGACGCCCTGGAGAAGGCGGTGGTGGAGGCGTCCGACTCCACCAGCACCGCGTGCGTGGAGTTCCTCCAGAAGGGGGAGGCGCTCCAGCCGCTGGCCGCGCGCCTGGACGAGCTGCTCGCGAAGCTGGAGCCGGTGCAGACGACGGTGGAGCTGCAGCCGCTGGGCGAGGACATCGAGAAGACGGCCCAGGGTCTCACCGTGCTGGGCGAGGTGGTGGGCGGCCTCCAGGTGGGAGACCCGCTGGCGCGCGCCCGCATCCTGGAGGGCATCTCCGAGCTGTTCGGCCGGCTCAACCGCGTGCGCGCGAGCCTGGCCGCCAAGCGCAAGGAGCTGTCCGGCCGCGAGAAGCGCGCGGAGTTCGGCGCCCAGTTCAAGCTGCTCGGGCAGGCGATCGAGAACGCGCTGGCCCAGGCGGACGTGCCGGAGAAGTGCGACGAGGGCCTGTCGCGCCTCACCGTGCAGTTGGAGGAGCTGGAGGGCCGCTTCGGCGAGTTCGACGAGTTCCTCGGCCAGATTACGCAGAAGCGCGAGGAGCTGCTGGAGGCGTTCGGCGCGCGCAAGCAGACGCTGGTGGACGAGCGCCAGCGCCGCGCGCAGAGCATCTTCGGCGCCGCGGAGCGCATCCTCCAGGGCGTGCAGCGCCGCTCCAAGGCATTCAAGTCCGACGACGAGCTCAACGCGTACTTCGCCACCGACGCGATGATCCTCAAGCTGCGGCAGCTCTCCGAGCAGCTGATGGCGCTGCAGGACAGCGTGCGCTCGGACGAGGTGCAGTCGCGGCTGAAGTCCGCCAAGCAGGACGCGCTGCGCGCGCTGCGCGACAAGCAGGACCTGTTCGCGGACGGCGACAACGTCATCAAGCTGGGGACCTACCGCTTCAACGTCAACACCCAACCGTTGGATTTGACGCTGGTGCCGCGCGACGGCGCGCTGTACCTGCAGCTCACCGGCTCCGACTACGCGCAGAAGCTGGAGGACCCGGCGCTGCTCGAGCAGAAGGACCTCTGGGACCAGCACCTGGTCTCCGAGACGCGCGAGGTGTACCGCGCCGAGTACCTGGCCGCGTGCATCCTCTCCGACGCCGAGGAGGGCAAGGGCGGGCTGTCCCTGACGGGGCTGCACGCGGCGGTGATGGGCGGGACGCTGCTGGAGCCCGTGCGCGCTTACGCCGCGGACCGCTTCGACGAGGGCTACGAGCGCGGCGTGCACGACGTGGACGCGGCCGCCGTGCTGGAGAAGCTCCTGGCGCTGCACCAGGGCGCGGGCCTCTTGCGCTTCGCTCCGGCGCCTCGCGCTCTGGCGGCGCTGTACTGGGCCTTCGACACGGAGGAGGCGGCGCGGGCGCTCTTGCACCGTCGGGCGCGCAGCCTCGCGCGGTTGCGGCAGACGTTCTCCGCCGCGGGCGGCCTGCACGAGCTGGGCATGGCGCTGGGCGAGGCCGTGGGGGCGTTCCTGAAGGCGCAGGGGCTGTCGCACTCACCGGCGGAGGCGCGGCTGGCGGGCGGCTACCTGGTGGAGGAGCTGGCCGTGGAGCGGCCCCGCTTCACCACGAGCGGCGAGGCGCTGGTGCTCCGGGACGCGTTCCTGGCGCAGTTGGAGCGGCAGGGGACTCGCACGGCCTTCGAGGAGGACCTGCGCGGGCTGGAGAAGGACCTGGCGTCGCGGCTGGACATCGCGCGCGCGTGGGTGCAGGCGTGGCTCGCGCAGCGGGACGGTGGCCCCGGGGACTCCGGCTACTTCGTGCTGGAGACGGCGGTGTTGCTGCTCACCGAGCGCAAGCTGGACCGCGAGCCCGCGGGCGCGCTGACGGCGGCCGAGGTGACGGGCCTGTTGGGCAGCCACCCGCGCATCCAGGACCGCAAGCTGCCCTTGCGCCTGGATGAGTTCCTGGCGCGCCTGGGCGAGTTCCGGCAGCTCCGCGTGCCCCGGTATCAGGCCTACCGCGCGTTGCAGCGGGACCTGCTGGAGCGCGAGCGGCGCAAGCTGCGCCTGGAGGAGCTGACGCCGAAGGTGCTGTCGTCCTTCGTGCGCAACCGGCTCATCGACGAGGTGTACCTGCCGCTCATCGGCGCCAACCTGGCCAAGCAGCTCGGCGCGGCGGGCGAGGGCAAGCGCACGGACCGCATGGGCATGCTGCTGCTCATGTCGCCGCCGGGCTACGGCAAGACGACGCTGATGGAGTACGTGGCGAGCCGCCTGGGCCTCACCTTCGTCAAGGTGAACGGCCCCGCGCTGGGTCACTCGGTGAAGTCGTTGGACCCGGCGGAGGCGCCCAACGCCACCGCGCGGCAGGAGGTGGAGCGCATCAACCTGTCCTTCGAGATGGGCAACAACGTGATGCTCTACCTCGACGACATCCAGCACACGGACCCGGAGCTGCTCCAGAAGTTCATCTCCCTGTGCGACGGCCAGCGCCGCGTCGAGGGCGTCTGGAATGGCCGCACGCGCACCTACGATTTGCGCGGCAAGAAGTTCTGCGTCGTCATGGCCGGCAATCCCTACACGGAGACGGGTGAGCGCTTCCGCATCCCGGACATGCTCGCCAACCGCGCGGACACGTACAACCTGGGTGACATCCTGGACGGGAAGGAGCACCTGTTCGCGCTGAGCTACCTGGAGAACGCGCTGACCTCGAACACCGTGACGGCGCCGCTGGCCACGCGGGATTCGGCGGACACGCACCGGCTCATCCGCATGGCCCAGGGCGAGGAGGTGCCCGCGGGCGAGATGAAGCACGGCTACGCGGCGGCGGAGCTGCAAGAGATTGTGGCCATCTTCCAGCGGATGTTCCGGGTGCAGTCGGTGCTGTTGAAGGTGAACATGCAGTACATCGCCTCGGCGGCGCAGGACGAGCGCTTCCGCACCGAGCCGGCCTTCAAGCTCCAGGGCAGCTACCGCAACATGAGCAAGCTGACGGAGAAGCTCGTGTCCGCGATGACGGACGCGGAGCTGGAGCGGCTCATCGACGACCACTACCAGGGCGAGTCCCAGACGCTCACCACCGCCGCGGAGCAGAACCTCCTGAAGCTGGCGGAGATGCGCGGCCGGCTCACGCCGGAGAAGGCGAAGCGCTGGGAGGAGATCAAGCAGGGCTTCGCGCGCGTCAAGCGCATGGGGGGCAAGGAGGACGACCCCGTGGCCCGCGTCACCGGGCAGCTCAGCGGCATCGAGGAGCAGCTCGGCGCGGTGCGCGACGCCGTCTCGCAGGCGGCCACTCAGCTGGCCCAGGGCGCCGCGAATGAGGAGGCGGACCCCACGGCCGAGGCCCTGCCGTACCTGGAGGCCCTGCGCGACGCGGTGCTGGAGGTGGCGCGGGTGGGCCGCGAGGTGAAGCAGGCTCCGCCGGTCGTCGCGGCTGCCGCGCCCGCCGCCGCGGGCCCGGATTTGACGCCGTACCTCAAGCACCTGGCCCAACTGCTCAAGGCGCTGACGGAGCGCGCGGCCACGCCCGTGCAGGCCCCCGTCGTCCAGGCGCCCGCGCAGGACTTCGGGCCGTACCTGGACCAGCTGTCGCGAGCGCTCGCGGCGCTGGCGGACCGTCCGGTGAACGTGTCGGCCCAGGTGCCGGCGGAGGCGCTGCAGCGGACCGCGGTGGCCGGGCCCTCGCCCGCGGAGCTCAGCCGGCAGATCGAGCTGGTGGAGGGCGTGCTGCTGCCCCTGGAGCGGGCCTCCCGTCGCGCGGTGCAGGGCGAAGGGGAGGGCGTCAAGTCGCTCCAGGTCTGGCAGAACGTCACCGAGGCGCTGGAACTCTTGCGCTCGATGCTGCGGCGCTGAGGTGCTGGCCGGGGCTCGCTTCGCGCGAGCCTCGGTCCGGGGTGCTCGGGGTCAGCGGAACTGCTTGGTGCCGCGCACGCTGTCGTTGTCCAGGACGCGGGGGAGGGTGTCCTCCACCTGGTCTCCGGTGGACGACGTCACGCGCACGCTGAACGCGCCCTCGCCCATGCCGCCCGACTCGACGAAGTAGTTGTAGTCCTCGCGCGGCACGTTCTTCCACGCACCGTCGCCGCGTCGCCACTCCAGCTTGGTGATCGGCTGCCGGTGGTTGCGGACCTGGATGGCGGTCCACCACGGGTTGCTGCCGTTCTTGAAGTGGTACTCCAGGTTGCCGGCGACGTCGCAGGAGACCACCTTCCAGGTGATGTCCACGCGGCCCAGCTTCATCTCGGCGATCTTCGCGAAGGCCTGGCGGCTCAGGTCCAGGTGGCCTGCCTCGCACTCGGGGCAGCGGTCGACGATGCGCACGCGCACCGAGCCGCTGGGGCCCTGGATGTCCACGCACTGGCCACAGGCGGCGCTGTCGGCGTACTGGGGCGTGTTCATCGCCGCCACCATCAGGTCGTCCGGGCTGGCGTCGTAGCTGCAATTGCCCGCGCCGGTGGCGTCGTAGAACGTCGCGATGCCCTTCTGCTCCTCGCCCAGGGGCACGCCTCCGCCGGAGGGGTCATCTTTTCCGCAGCCGCCGCAGGCGAGGAGGGAGGCGGCGAGGGGAACGAGCAGCACTCGGGAGGACAGGTGGGATGGGCGCATGCGTGGCGGAGGATACCGCAAGGCGTCCTCCCGGTGCCCAGGCCCGTTGCCTGGAAATGTCGGTGCAATGACTTGCAGGCTGCTAGCGTGCGGGCGCTGTTCGCGAACCAGGGGGTTGTCACGTCATGCGAAGCTTCCGACGCGCTGTCTCTCTTTGTGCGGCGATGGTCCTTCCGGCCTGTGGTGTGGATGAGCCCGCGGGAGGGCTGGAGGAGGTGTTCGACGTCCGCGAGGCGGAGCTGGTCTCGGCGGTGTCCCGTGGGTGTGTCTTCGAGCTCACCTCGGTGGTGCGCGCGGGCACGCTTCCGCCCATCCACGACATCTTCCTGAGCCGGCTGGCCTCCGGGACGTGCGCCTGGCCCGCGGCCAGCATCGGGCTGGGCACGTCCATCATCTCCACGCCCAGCCTGTCCCTGGTGGCCAATGACCTGGGCGTGGCGGCGGGCTTCACGGTGAAGAACGGCTACAGCGGCAGCTCGCCCAGGACGGTGGGCATCAAGCACGTGGACCCGGAGCTGATGACGGTGGTGCGCAACACCGGCTTCGCGGTGTACCTGGGCACCGGCAGCGTCTTCCTGGGCTACCTGGCCATCGGCGCGGATGGCACCACGCTCACCGCGGGTGGGACGAAGGCGGGCATCATCAGCCCCAACGAGACGGGCAGCGGCAGCAACTTCATCGCGACGTTCCCGGACTTCTTCACCAGCACCACTCCGCCTGGCGTCGTCGCGTACTGAGCGGACCTGCCGGAATAAAGAGTGGGGTGGAAGGCTCCCCCAGTGGGCCTTCCACCCCACGACCCCCGACAGCGAACCTCTCCTCAGCGACCGCGCGCCGAGGCACCCGACAGCGCGCGGGCCTGCGTCACCAGCCGGACGAACTCGGCGCGGTCCGCGTCACCACCCACGGCGCCCTCGGCCAGCTTCTGCGCGGTGGCCAGGCTCCAGCCCTCGGCGGCCGGGTTGCCGCGCAGCACGTCGGCGGTGGCGGCCACGGCCAGTGCGAAGCGGAAGTCGGGCGAGGCCGCCTCCAGCGAGTCGCGCAGCAGCGAGCGCTCCAGCGGGAAGGCCTGCTCGGACGCCTCCGTGCCATTGGGCGCCTTGGCGCGCACGCGCACCGTGGCCAGCGACTCCGTGGCGCCCTTCACCAGCTCCACCTCGTACAGCGCCGTCACGTTGTGGCCCGCGCCAATCTCACCCGCGTCCACCTTGTCGTCGCGGAAGTCCTTGTCCGCCACGTCGCGGTTCTCGTAGCCCACCAGACGGTAGCGGCTCACGGCGGCGGGGTTGAACTCCACCTGCAGCTTCACGTCCTTGGCGATGACCTCCAGCGTGCCCGTCAGCTGCGTCTCGAAGACCTTCTTGGCCTCCTTGTAGCTGTCCACGTAGAAGCTGTTGCCGTTCCCCTTGTCCGCCAGCTTCTCCATCATGTCGTCACGGTAGTTGCCCATGCCGAAGCCCACCGTGGTGAGGGTGACGCCCTCGGCCACGTACTTGCGGATGCTCTCCAGCATGGACTCCGGCGACACGCTGCCGATGTTGGCGTCGCCGTCGGTGAGCACCACGACGCGGGAGACGACCTGCCCGGACGCCTTCTTCACCGCGTGCTTGTAGGCCATCTCCATGCCGGAGCCCATCGCCGTGCCGCCGCCGGACTCCAGCCCGTCCAGCGCCGCGTGGATGCGCTTGACGTCCGTGGCGGGCGTGGGCGACAGCACGTCCCGCGTCGAGCCCGCGTAGGTGACGATGGCCACCGTGTCGTTCTCGTTGAGGTTCTTCACGGCGATCTTGATGGCCTCCTTGGCGAGCGGCAGCTTGTCCTGCGACGCCATGGAGCCGCTGGTGTCGATGAGGAACACCAGGTGCGCGGGCTTGCGCTGCGAGCGCGAGACGACCTTGCCCTGCACGCCCACGCGCACGAAGTGGCGCTTCGCATCGAACGGGGAGGGCGCCGCCTCCAGGTGCACCGTGAACGCGCCCTTCTCCGGCGGGGCGTAGCGGTACTTGAAGTAGTTGACGAACTCCTCCACGCGCACCGCGGAGGTCGGCGGCAGGTTGCCCTGCTGCAGGTAGCGGCGCGCCACCGTGTACGACGCGGTGTCCACGTCCGCGGCGAAGGTGGACAGCGAATCCTTGGCCGTCTCCGTGAAGGCGTTGGGCTTCCAGTTCTCGAACGTGTTGCCCTGGTGCGTGGTGTCCGCGTCCGCCGGGGCCAGCTTGTCCTGCGCGGGCTTGCGCATGGGGAGGCTGGGCATGCTCTTGCCGGGGCCAGGGGCCGCGCGCTTGGCGAGCTCCATGGGGTGGGGCGCGCCGCCCGCGCCGGCCAGCGTGGCGGGGCTCGGCGGAGGGGGCGCGGCCACCATCACGGCGCTCGGCTCCTCCATGGGCGCGCCTTCCACCGCCGCGGACTCATCGTGCTCGGCATCGGCGAACGCGTGGGGGGCGGCCTTGGGGGTCTTGGGCTGCGCCGTCGTCGCCTGTGCCACGGCGCCCGTGGGGGCCTTCTCCCGGCGCTCATCCTTGGCGCCGTCGTGCGTCGCGTCATCCCGGCTCGCGACCCGAGGCTTGTAGTCGGCCTGGGGGGCCGCGGAGACACCCTCCGCGGCGGGCTTGGACGACATGCAGGCCGGCAGGGTGCAGGCGACGAGCAGGGCACTTCCCCACTGGCTCAAACGGCGCTTCAGGAAGGTCTGGGACATGCGTTCTCCGGGGGACGGATACGACGTTCGCCGCTTCGAAACGCATGACCTGGGAAATGGGTCTATTCCCCCGGATTTTCCCGTGACAGGGTGTCCCCGCATGGAGACCTTGAGACCCTTCCGAATCCTGGGCGTCCAGCAGATCGCCATCGGCGCCGCCGACAAGGCGCCCCTGCGCAAGCTGTGGGTGGACCTGCTGGGCCTGACGCCTCACTCCACCTATCGCAGCGAGCGCGAGAACGTGGACGAGGACATCGTCACCGCCGGCGCGGGCCCCTTCAAGGTGGAGGTGGACCTGATGCAGCCCATCAACCCCGAGGGCAAGCCCCGGGTCCACGAGACGCCGCTCAACCACGTGGGCCTGTGGGTGGATGACCTGCCCGTCGCCGTGGCGTGGTTGGAGAAGCAGGGCCTGCGCTTCGCCCCCGGCGGCATCCGCAAGGGCGCCGCGGGCTTCGACATCTGCTTCGTGCACCCCAAGGCCAACGAGCAGTTCCCCTACAGCGGGGAGGGCGTGCTCATCGAGCTGGTGCAGGCCCCGCCGGAGGTCATCTCCGCCTTCGAGAAGCTGGCGTCAGCCTCCCACTGACGTCAGCTCACCGCGCGGTCGCTTCGTCACGGCCCGGAGCGCACTCTTCGCCAGGCGCTCCAGTCCGTCCCACGCCAGGCACAACATCCACGTGGCGACGATGAGCACGGCGGTGAGTAGCCAGTACTGGGGCCAGTCGCTCTGGTCTCCCCAGAAGCGCTGGAACGAGAAGACGCCCCCCAGCCGGTAGAACAGCAACATCTCGTGGAAGAAGTACGCGGAGAGCGACGAGGTGCCGAACACCTCGATGAAGCGCCGCAGCCGCGAAGGCTCGCGCGTCTGGGCCACGCGCCCCTCCAGCCACATCAAGCCGAGCAGCACCGCGCACACCCACGCGAAGCGCGCCGCCGAGTTGGACGGGTTGGCCACGAAGAAGCGGTGGTGCGGGTAGAGCTGGAAGAGGAAATCGCCCGACGCCGCGCCCACGGCGCCCACCGTCACCAGCGCGAGCAACGCCAGGGCCAGCGCGCGCCGGCCCCATGCCCCCGCGAGTGTCCCCGCGAACGCGCCCAGCCACCCGAAGCCCAGCCACGGCAGCAGGGGGAACGGCGCGAAGGAGGACTTGTTCGTCAGCGTGGCCCACGGCCCCGTCACCTGCTCGCCCAGCGGCGCCACCGCGAAGACGGTGAATGCCAGCGCGAGGCTCAGCCCGGCCAGCACGCGGGGACGCGAGGCGAGCAGGGCGGCCACCGGCAACATCAGGAGCAGGCACACGCCCACGCACTGGAGGATGTCCATGCGCAACAGCCACTTCGGCTCGCTCAGCAGGGGGAACCAGGCCCAGTTGACGAGCGAGGCCACCAGCAGCACCTCGCAGGCGCGGCGGAGGTTTCGCGGCACGCGCTCGCGCAGCTTCCCGGCGGCGGCGCTGCGCACCATGACGAGTGCCAGGGCGAAGCCCGCGGAGAAGATGAAGGCGGGGGCCACCAGCCCGTCCACCTTGAGCAGGCGACCCACCCAGACGCTCTTGCGCAGCTCCGGGGTGAGCAGGGCCAGCGAGTGCGTCTGGACCATGAACAGCACGGCGATGCCGCGCAGCCAGTCGATGGCGCGCACGCGCTCTTGGGACACGGCGAAGGTGGGGGATGGGCTCACGGCGG comes from the Myxococcus fulvus genome and includes:
- a CDS encoding expansin EXLX1 family cellulose-binding protein, encoding MRPSHLSSRVLLVPLAASLLACGGCGKDDPSGGGVPLGEEQKGIATFYDATGAGNCSYDASPDDLMVAAMNTPQYADSAACGQCVDIQGPSGSVRVRIVDRCPECEAGHLDLSRQAFAKIAEMKLGRVDITWKVVSCDVAGNLEYHFKNGSNPWWTAIQVRNHRQPITKLEWRRGDGAWKNVPREDYNYFVESGGMGEGAFSVRVTSSTGDQVEDTLPRVLDNDSVRGTKQFR
- a CDS encoding DNA repair ATPase, with amino-acid sequence MATEGGKGAAPTGEVALEGGSYEVIRTRLLAQAEALGTKAADLNARRKAFFGGTELAVTGNERVRTENNCVARDIVSVGKYLLFGYNVFIGLKKETSVADVFSLHRFEKTADGFDLSAVPHTEGGGFLADPRFIKDFSELYRYYKDAKLLQLRRKDARLLAVFKTGQSARDLKVFRFSLDTDGNATYIDNQGDKDHTFPPSHDFEWTVATRENYVLGTHPHVNVLDQVFVETVKGDLTVKVEDNTSSGLGIYSEPVEDANQSLDDARFAWAQVGTLILLRVLPFREKAQRYLVFNSRTQHVVRIDAIGQACIRLPEDQGIIFPGGYYLQTGDYKVFDGEATGEGMEFKKVIRSPNGEDVLYVFHQREAGRYLLFPYNLVRKEVQNPLVCNGYSLFGDGGLVVFRETSADPTRVHPMQVWQTPFVSDEHAAATPAAPGYLGKVGNAELVRGISDSLTLQRIAKTEKPSRRTYEDLVAAATRALDAYYWLGHAETGLQEPIETLRRTSELIIDEFEKVLALQKRATEALAEAEKAQAKLLARVRPELLTTAEEFMLVLAELRQQRGHLITLKDIRYMDLGRVDALEKAVVEASDSTSTACVEFLQKGEALQPLAARLDELLAKLEPVQTTVELQPLGEDIEKTAQGLTVLGEVVGGLQVGDPLARARILEGISELFGRLNRVRASLAAKRKELSGREKRAEFGAQFKLLGQAIENALAQADVPEKCDEGLSRLTVQLEELEGRFGEFDEFLGQITQKREELLEAFGARKQTLVDERQRRAQSIFGAAERILQGVQRRSKAFKSDDELNAYFATDAMILKLRQLSEQLMALQDSVRSDEVQSRLKSAKQDALRALRDKQDLFADGDNVIKLGTYRFNVNTQPLDLTLVPRDGALYLQLTGSDYAQKLEDPALLEQKDLWDQHLVSETREVYRAEYLAACILSDAEEGKGGLSLTGLHAAVMGGTLLEPVRAYAADRFDEGYERGVHDVDAAAVLEKLLALHQGAGLLRFAPAPRALAALYWAFDTEEAARALLHRRARSLARLRQTFSAAGGLHELGMALGEAVGAFLKAQGLSHSPAEARLAGGYLVEELAVERPRFTTSGEALVLRDAFLAQLERQGTRTAFEEDLRGLEKDLASRLDIARAWVQAWLAQRDGGPGDSGYFVLETAVLLLTERKLDREPAGALTAAEVTGLLGSHPRIQDRKLPLRLDEFLARLGEFRQLRVPRYQAYRALQRDLLERERRKLRLEELTPKVLSSFVRNRLIDEVYLPLIGANLAKQLGAAGEGKRTDRMGMLLLMSPPGYGKTTLMEYVASRLGLTFVKVNGPALGHSVKSLDPAEAPNATARQEVERINLSFEMGNNVMLYLDDIQHTDPELLQKFISLCDGQRRVEGVWNGRTRTYDLRGKKFCVVMAGNPYTETGERFRIPDMLANRADTYNLGDILDGKEHLFALSYLENALTSNTVTAPLATRDSADTHRLIRMAQGEEVPAGEMKHGYAAAELQEIVAIFQRMFRVQSVLLKVNMQYIASAAQDERFRTEPAFKLQGSYRNMSKLTEKLVSAMTDAELERLIDDHYQGESQTLTTAAEQNLLKLAEMRGRLTPEKAKRWEEIKQGFARVKRMGGKEDDPVARVTGQLSGIEEQLGAVRDAVSQAATQLAQGAANEEADPTAEALPYLEALRDAVLEVARVGREVKQAPPVVAAAAPAAAGPDLTPYLKHLAQLLKALTERAATPVQAPVVQAPAQDFGPYLDQLSRALAALADRPVNVSAQVPAEALQRTAVAGPSPAELSRQIELVEGVLLPLERASRRAVQGEGEGVKSLQVWQNVTEALELLRSMLRR
- a CDS encoding vWA domain-containing protein, whose translation is MSQTFLKRRLSQWGSALLVACTLPACMSSKPAAEGVSAAPQADYKPRVASRDDATHDGAKDERREKAPTGAVAQATTAQPKTPKAAPHAFADAEHDESAAVEGAPMEEPSAVMVAAPPPPSPATLAGAGGAPHPMELAKRAAPGPGKSMPSLPMRKPAQDKLAPADADTTHQGNTFENWKPNAFTETAKDSLSTFAADVDTASYTVARRYLQQGNLPPTSAVRVEEFVNYFKYRYAPPEKGAFTVHLEAAPSPFDAKRHFVRVGVQGKVVSRSQRKPAHLVFLIDTSGSMASQDKLPLAKEAIKIAVKNLNENDTVAIVTYAGSTRDVLSPTPATDVKRIHAALDGLESGGGTAMGSGMEMAYKHAVKKASGQVVSRVVVLTDGDANIGSVSPESMLESIRKYVAEGVTLTTVGFGMGNYRDDMMEKLADKGNGNSFYVDSYKEAKKVFETQLTGTLEVIAKDVKLQVEFNPAAVSRYRLVGYENRDVADKDFRDDKVDAGEIGAGHNVTALYEVELVKGATESLATVRVRAKAPNGTEASEQAFPLERSLLRDSLEAASPDFRFALAVAATADVLRGNPAAEGWSLATAQKLAEGAVGGDADRAEFVRLVTQARALSGASARGR